TGTATGTCGACTAGTCGTTAAATATCAGACTTCCGAGAttaaagcaaatatttacttgCGCGTGGGCAAACTACTccataaaatcaaaatttatatcTCGCTAATGACCAACGAAGTCGCACAAGTTTCAACCCACGTGCTGTTGTCGGGTCGACGATGACTTGAAAGGAGAAAGTCACTAACCTACTGGGCGATTATGTGATGTCAGCATACGTTAGTTTGTTGCTCGCCTTCTGGGTTCGACAAATATCAAACGCCATAGTAACTAGCGCCAAGGAGTGGACATCACAAGTACAAATATTGTCTAACTTGTCGAATAACAAACATCTTTTTTTCCGGTcgaaaattttatataaagGCGGCAATTGCTTTTCCATTTCAGACAACTATTAACATCGAAGCATTTGAAACAATCAACAACTAAAGTTTACTGAAAactttattgcaaaatttcaagttaAGAGATTGCCATTAATCTGAAGAATATGAAGACGACGTTAAATCTTTCATTACTTGCAAGTAAGTGCACAACCAACCGAATGCAATGTTTCAAACTATCGCAAAGTAaagttacttttaaatttgaagttaTTCATAATTTATGTTTAGCCTTTTATTTGTCATTGTATAGTAACAATCGCTGGTTGCGTCTTTAATGCAAACGGCCACGGAAGATTGCTGCAACCTCCAAGCCGCTCAAGTATGTGGAGATACGCTTACAGTGATCCGATACTTTATCCTTATCGTAGCATCATTCAACCAAATTATGATGACAACGGCTTAAATTGCGGTGGAAAACAGGTACAGCATATACGACAAAAGCTTAAATGTAAACGTAGGCTATACGAaattgtttatgaaataaacgACAAGTATAACTTATTACGGTTTATGATTAATTATGCGggtgtttatttttttcgaaacatttttaaaattaatatcACATTTAGGTTCAAAATGAAAACGACGGGAAATGTGGGGTATGTGGTGACCCCTACCCAGCACCTGTTAAAGAAAACGAGGCCGGAGGCAAATACGCCTTGGGAATTATTACtaggtatatatataatataatgtaATAATTATATCTATATACAATATACTCATTACATTTGTTTGTATCCTATATTTACCTTGAATACCTTTATATAGGATATACAACAAAGGCGATTTTATTGACGCAACCGTCGAAATTACCGCGGAACACAAAGGCTACTTCGAATTCCGCTTATGCCCCTGGAACAACGTTGAAGTTCCAGTTACTCACGAATGCCTAAACCAGTAAGTTACATGGTAGCATACTATTTGTAAGCAAGCaagttaatttgtttttgtttctctgAAGCAACAGACCATATAGAGATGACTTTATTGCaagtatttattaattaatgcTCTATTACAGGCATCTTCTCACTTATGATAGCGGGGACACCAAGTGGTACTTGCCTGAAGATTCAGAAGCTGCTAAGGGCATGCATTATTTGCGACTGAAACTCCCAAATGATGTTACCTGCGAACAATGTGTTTTGCAATGGAGATACAGAACAGGTATACTGTGTTCACATATCAATTGTATATTATCTCTGCTATAGCAGTTACGACTGCATTTGCTGTATGTATAACGGTAAAGTTTGTGAGTAGTGTATCACAATGTGTATGTTGTTGCAAACCAAATTAATATAGCCTTATTATAACAGGAAATTCTTGGGGTTACGAAGATGGCAAAGAAGGTCTTGGTCTCGGCCAACAAGAAGAATTCTACGGTTGTTCAGATATTGCTGTCAAGGATGTCGCTGCGGCGCCACCTTCTGTCAGCACTACCACTAGCGCGCCGCTCACAACATCAACGACAACAATCAGCACGAAGCTACCAGTGACCACAACTTCGCTTGCAAGTGGAAGGGAGACATCTTCCCTTATATCTACGATTGTAAACAACGctgtacaaacaaaaacttctgTCGCTTCAACGACCACGAATGTTGCCAGCAGTAGAATCTCAACGGAAGTTTTGCCTTCTTCCACTTTGACATCAACCAATGAAGAGGATCACGACTATTCAAGTAAATATACACAAAGAAATTTGCGTATTCTGTTTGTCGGTGAACATATAATTAATAAGacaacattattttttatagacttttatatatataagtgTTAATGAAGTTATCTGTTAACTTGCAGGAATCGATTGCTCCAAGCAAATCTTGGGTCAACCTATTTTCCGAGACTGCCATTCGTTTTACGTGTGTGCTTTTCCGCAACACGATCCATTTACCTTCAGCTGCCCAAAGGGAACCGTGTGCAA
Above is a window of Clavelina lepadiformis chromosome 8, kaClaLepa1.1, whole genome shotgun sequence DNA encoding:
- the LOC143469315 gene encoding uncharacterized protein LOC143469315, producing MKTTLNLSLLAITIAGCVFNANGHGRLLQPPSRSSMWRYAYSDPILYPYRSIIQPNYDDNGLNCGGKQVQNENDGKCGVCGDPYPAPVKENEAGGKYALGIITRIYNKGDFIDATVEITAEHKGYFEFRLCPWNNVEVPVTHECLNQHLLTYDSGDTKWYLPEDSEAAKGMHYLRLKLPNDVTCEQCVLQWRYRTGNSWGYEDGKEGLGLGQQEEFYGCSDIAVKDVAAAPPSVSTTTSAPLTTSTTTISTKLPVTTTSLASGRETSSLISTIVNNAVQTKTSVASTTTNVASSRISTEVLPSSTLTSTNEEDHDYSRIDCSKQILGQPIFRDCHSFYVCAFPQHDPFTFSCPKGTVCNPENAVCDHPYNVPAPCNSAL